One Frankia alni ACN14a DNA window includes the following coding sequences:
- a CDS encoding peroxiredoxin: MLRVGDTAPDFELPDEDNTPRRLSTLLTDGPVVLFFYPAALTRGCTAESCHFRDLAAEFAAVGAQRVGISTDTVAKQKKFSDKHSFDYPLLSDADGSVSRAFGVKRPIDLLRVRRATFVIGTDQVIIEAISSELNMNTHADRALAALGG; the protein is encoded by the coding sequence ATGCTGCGTGTCGGCGACACCGCGCCGGACTTCGAGCTGCCGGACGAGGACAACACCCCTCGCAGGCTTTCCACTCTCCTGACGGACGGTCCGGTCGTCCTGTTCTTCTACCCGGCGGCGTTGACCAGGGGCTGCACAGCGGAGAGCTGTCATTTCCGGGACCTCGCGGCCGAGTTCGCCGCGGTCGGCGCCCAACGGGTCGGCATCAGCACCGACACCGTGGCCAAGCAGAAGAAGTTCTCCGACAAGCACTCCTTCGACTATCCGCTGCTCTCGGACGCCGACGGCAGCGTGTCGCGCGCCTTCGGCGTGAAGCGGCCGATCGACCTGCTGCGGGTCAGGCGGGCCACGTTCGTGATCGGTACGGACCAGGTCATCATCGAGGCCATCAGCAGTGAGCTGAACATGAACACCCACGCCGACCGGGCGCTGGCCGCGTTGGGCGGATAG